A single region of the Branchiostoma lanceolatum isolate klBraLanc5 chromosome 1, klBraLanc5.hap2, whole genome shotgun sequence genome encodes:
- the LOC136436591 gene encoding contactin-3-like isoform X1, with amino-acid sequence MGFHHRLLTLLLSSVSVTVAMYGDSDIPRQGPPAIDAHFRERIAYRTDIATLPCTVRGRSSTTTYEWIKDGQKLILTPTKYKLVDGELHILSPKRPEDEGMYQCIAYNVDGAEISLPTYLRIAYMEPFERTVRLHIVVNEGDTFRIRCVPPDHYPSGKYSWYKNVPHQFVQPDKRIFISRKNGDLFFRYATLQDSGNYSCVLSDDHPSLGYYIAHSPATSVVVRPGNYTSRPPHVVLSPEIVHAVEGQTVTMQCFDDAYPVSKTVWKRRARKEDSDDLPLPGNAVLQSNDHLLVLPNVRRESAGYYFCNVENTLGRISILARLSVNVPAKVTALGRDIPLRLGEDITLKVTFEGTPPLTVTWYRNANQVVTNRKYVIKGDTLIVNDLRFTDRGRYQCMVQNEYGADQVSFNLVAIEPTIVKPVQNPQTAILGEDTTLLVRWKASTPFRIRWKQRDTIVVNVNMDEKQTVTIINPRMNVTKEGWLFINDVTAADEGNYTFTISNQFGQTEASTHLIVIAAPIGKQASNNIPQAIAAFVTVALVMIVGVAVVVWKVRKRRRDRVRSPARPDAVIVRPNVDEAFRVRLYIDDNVTANEDFGMDDTRALTADS; translated from the exons ATGGGCTTCCACCACAGACTGTTGACACTGTTGTTGTCTTCGGTCTCCGTCACAGTTGCCATGTATGGGGATTCTG ACATCCCAAGACAAGGACCACCTGCTATAGACGCACACTTCAGAGAAAGAATCGCCTATAGAACAGACATTGCAACCCTTCCTTGTACCGTAAGGGGGCGTTCTTCTACAACGACCTATGAATGGATAAAGGACGGCCAGAAGTTGATCCTGACGCCAACTAAATACAAACTCGTGGACGGAGAGCTGCACATTCTTAGTCCTAAGAGACCGGAAGACGAGGGAATGTACCAGTGTATAGCGTACAACGTGGACGGCGCAGAAATAAGCCTACCGACATATCTGAGAATAGCAT ATATGGAACCATTCGAACGGACCGTCAGACTGCACATAGTTGTCAACGAAGGAGACACCTTCAGAATCAGATGTGTTCCACCTGACCATTACCCAT CTGGTAAGTACAGCTGGTATAAGAATGTTCCTCACCAGTTTGTACAACCAGACAAGCGGATTTTCATCTCCAGAAAAAATGGCGACCTCTTCTTTAGATACGCCACCTTGCAGGACTCCGGGAACTAcag TTGTGTTCTGTCAGATGACCACCCTTCTCTGGGCTACTACATCGCCCACAGTCCTGCAACGTCTGTCGTTGTGCGGCCAGGAA ATTACACTTCCAGACCTCCCCATGTCGTCCTGTCCCCCGAGATTGTACACGCTGTAGAAGGACAGACGGTCACCATGCAGTGTTTTGATGATGCATA TCCTGTTTCCAAGACAGTGTGGAAGAGAAGGGCGAGAAAGGAAGACAGTGACGACCTCCCCCTGCCGGGAAATGCGGTACTGCAGAGTAACGACCACCTGTTAGTGCTTCCCAACGTGAGGCGGGAATCAGCCGGGTACTACTTCTGCAATGTGGAAAACACGCTGGGCAGGATTAGCATATTAGCCAGGCTATCAGTCAACG TTCCTGCGAAAGTTACGGCTCTTGGTAGAGACATTCCTCTGCGCCTGGGAGAGGACATAACATTGAAGGTCACGTTCGAGGGTACACCGCCCCTGACTGTCACTTGGTACAGAAATGCAAATCAGGTAGTGACGAACAGGAAGTACGTCATCAAGGGTGACACACTGATCGTGAATGACCTGAGATTCACGGACAGAGGAAG GTACCAATGCATGGTGCAGAACGAGTACGGAGCAGACCAAGTGTCCTTTAACCTTGTTGCAATCG AGCCGACAATAGTGAAACCGGTGCAGAACCCCCAGACAGCCATCCTTGGTGAGGACACCACACTGTTGGTGAGATGGAAAGCCTCGACACCTTTCCGGATCAGGTGGAAACAGAGAGACACCATCGTCGTCAACGTCAACATGGATGAAAAACAGACAGTTACAATCATCAACCCCAG AATGAACGTTACCAAAGAAGGGTGGTTGTtcatcaatgacgtcacagcGGCTGATGAGGGAAATTACACCTTCACTATCTCTAACCAGTTTGGTCAGACGGAGGCGTCCACTCATCTTATAGTCATCG CAGCACCAATAGGAAAACAAGCCTCCAACAACATTCCACAAGCAATTGCAGCCTTTGTCACAGTCGCTCTGGTTATGATCGTGGGAGTCGCAGTCGTTGTATGGAAGGTCAGAAAAAG ACGGAGGGACAGGGTGAGGTCACCGGCCCGGCCAGACGCGGTCATCGTCCGACCGAACGTAGACGAGGCCTTCCGAGTTCGTCTGTATATCGATGATAACGTCACAGCCAATGAGGACTTTGGAATGGACGACACACGAGCACTGACGGCAGATTCATAA
- the LOC136436614 gene encoding contactin-associated protein-like 2 — MPTTRGYSMNLMVALAVFCVAAHISSGQSTREASAQCRYTGEGERAYTFVLPPSSVHNCGSGLEQEEMRELRETVQQLVTKTQQLETEAQQQENKVRQLETEVQQQKTEVEQLQTKVQVLETKSLEDKCAEGHRLPGVPSCYHLWKLGCRQSGSYVVSSNVSDVYCDFHNFTSLSGEIPQTCSPLYESDMASGEYTIDPDGPGNGVDPFSAYCDMTSVPGKGVTVISHDSEARTHVRGYDGAGSYMRDVTYQASLDQIRALIVVSQSCQQFIKYECYHSVMNFGDTDIAWWMTWDGRRADYWGGATPGSGMCGCGQEGTCDNGKPKCNCDNNDYNWRSDEGLLTHNPDLPVTQLRFGDTLGYQANGYHRLGKLRCS, encoded by the exons ATGCCTACTACTAGGGGGTACAGCATGAATCTTATGGTAGCTCTTGCAGTGTTCTGTGTTGCAGCACATATCAGCAGTGGACAGTCTACTCGGGAGGCGAGCGCACAGTGTCGTTACACGGGGGAAGGGGAGCGTGCCTACACGTTTGTGCTCCCACCTTCCAGTGTCCACAACTGTGGCTCCGGCTTGGAGCAGGAAGAAATGAGGGAACTCAGGGAGACAGTACAACAACTGGTAACCAAAACACAACAACTTGAGACAGAAgcacaacaacaagaaaacaaggtGCGACAACTGGAGACAGAGGTGCAACAACAAAAGACAGAGGTGGAACAACTGCAGACAAAAGTACAAGTACTGGAGACAAAGAGTTTGGAAGACAAGTGTGCCGAAGGACATAGACTTCCAG GTGTGCCTTCCTGCTATCACCTGTGGAAGCTGGGATGCAGACAGTCCGGTTCCTACGTGGTGTCTTCAAATGTATCTGATGTGTACTGTGACTTTCATAATTTCACCTCTTTATCag GTGAAATCCCCCAAACCTGCTCCCCCCTGTATGAGTCAGATATGGCCTCAGGGGAGTACACTATCGACCCTGATGGACCTGGGAATGGGGTGGACCCATTCTCTGCCTACTGTGACATGACCTCTGTGCctggcaaag GTGTGACAGTGATCAGCCATGACAGCGAGGCCCGCACCCATGTCAGAGGTTATGATGGTGCTGGTTCGTACATGCGTGATGTGACCTATCAGGCATCGTTGGACCAGATCAGAGCCCTAATAGTTGTCTCACAGTCTTGCCAGCAGTTTATCAAG TATGAGTGCTACCACTCCGTGATGAACTTTGGTGATACTGACATTGCCTGGTGGATGACCTGGGACGGCAGGAGGGCAGACTACTGGGGAGGGGCTACCCCTGGCAGTGGCATGTGTGGATGTGGCCAAGAAG GCACCTGTGATAATGGAAAACCCAAGTGTAACTGTGATAACAATGACTACAACTGGCGCAGCGACGAGGGCCTCCTGACCCACAACCCTGACCTGCCCGTCACTCAACTCAGGTTTGGTGACACTTTGGGTTATCAAGCAAATGGCTATCATCGTCTTGGAAAACTCAGGTGTTCATAA
- the LOC136436591 gene encoding contactin-3-like isoform X2: protein MGFHHRLLTLLLSSVSVTVAMYGDSDIPRQGPPAIDAHFRERIAYRTDIATLPCTVRGRSSTTTYEWIKDGQKLILTPTKYKLVDGELHILSPKRPEDEGMYQCIAYNVDGAEISLPTYLRIAYMEPFERTVRLHIVVNEGDTFRIRCVPPDHYPSGKYSWYKNVPHQFVQPDKRIFISRKNGDLFFRYATLQDSGNYSCVLSDDHPSLGYYIAHSPATSVVVRPGNYTSRPPHVVLSPEIVHAVEGQTVTMQCFDDAYPVSKTVWKRRARKEDSDDLPLPGNAVLQSNDHLLVLPNVRRESAGYYFCNVENTLGRISILARLSVNVPAKVTALGRDIPLRLGEDITLKVTFEGTPPLTVTWYRNANQVVTNRKYVIKGDTLIVNDLRFTDRGRYQCMVQNEYGADQVSFNLVAIEPTIVKPVQNPQTAILGEDTTLLVRWKASTPFRIRWKQRDTIVVNVNMDEKQTVTIINPRMNVTKEGWLFINDVTAADEGNYTFTISNQFGQTEASTHLIVIAPIGKQASNNIPQAIAAFVTVALVMIVGVAVVVWKVRKRRRDRVRSPARPDAVIVRPNVDEAFRVRLYIDDNVTANEDFGMDDTRALTADS from the exons ATGGGCTTCCACCACAGACTGTTGACACTGTTGTTGTCTTCGGTCTCCGTCACAGTTGCCATGTATGGGGATTCTG ACATCCCAAGACAAGGACCACCTGCTATAGACGCACACTTCAGAGAAAGAATCGCCTATAGAACAGACATTGCAACCCTTCCTTGTACCGTAAGGGGGCGTTCTTCTACAACGACCTATGAATGGATAAAGGACGGCCAGAAGTTGATCCTGACGCCAACTAAATACAAACTCGTGGACGGAGAGCTGCACATTCTTAGTCCTAAGAGACCGGAAGACGAGGGAATGTACCAGTGTATAGCGTACAACGTGGACGGCGCAGAAATAAGCCTACCGACATATCTGAGAATAGCAT ATATGGAACCATTCGAACGGACCGTCAGACTGCACATAGTTGTCAACGAAGGAGACACCTTCAGAATCAGATGTGTTCCACCTGACCATTACCCAT CTGGTAAGTACAGCTGGTATAAGAATGTTCCTCACCAGTTTGTACAACCAGACAAGCGGATTTTCATCTCCAGAAAAAATGGCGACCTCTTCTTTAGATACGCCACCTTGCAGGACTCCGGGAACTAcag TTGTGTTCTGTCAGATGACCACCCTTCTCTGGGCTACTACATCGCCCACAGTCCTGCAACGTCTGTCGTTGTGCGGCCAGGAA ATTACACTTCCAGACCTCCCCATGTCGTCCTGTCCCCCGAGATTGTACACGCTGTAGAAGGACAGACGGTCACCATGCAGTGTTTTGATGATGCATA TCCTGTTTCCAAGACAGTGTGGAAGAGAAGGGCGAGAAAGGAAGACAGTGACGACCTCCCCCTGCCGGGAAATGCGGTACTGCAGAGTAACGACCACCTGTTAGTGCTTCCCAACGTGAGGCGGGAATCAGCCGGGTACTACTTCTGCAATGTGGAAAACACGCTGGGCAGGATTAGCATATTAGCCAGGCTATCAGTCAACG TTCCTGCGAAAGTTACGGCTCTTGGTAGAGACATTCCTCTGCGCCTGGGAGAGGACATAACATTGAAGGTCACGTTCGAGGGTACACCGCCCCTGACTGTCACTTGGTACAGAAATGCAAATCAGGTAGTGACGAACAGGAAGTACGTCATCAAGGGTGACACACTGATCGTGAATGACCTGAGATTCACGGACAGAGGAAG GTACCAATGCATGGTGCAGAACGAGTACGGAGCAGACCAAGTGTCCTTTAACCTTGTTGCAATCG AGCCGACAATAGTGAAACCGGTGCAGAACCCCCAGACAGCCATCCTTGGTGAGGACACCACACTGTTGGTGAGATGGAAAGCCTCGACACCTTTCCGGATCAGGTGGAAACAGAGAGACACCATCGTCGTCAACGTCAACATGGATGAAAAACAGACAGTTACAATCATCAACCCCAG AATGAACGTTACCAAAGAAGGGTGGTTGTtcatcaatgacgtcacagcGGCTGATGAGGGAAATTACACCTTCACTATCTCTAACCAGTTTGGTCAGACGGAGGCGTCCACTCATCTTATAGTCATCG CACCAATAGGAAAACAAGCCTCCAACAACATTCCACAAGCAATTGCAGCCTTTGTCACAGTCGCTCTGGTTATGATCGTGGGAGTCGCAGTCGTTGTATGGAAGGTCAGAAAAAG ACGGAGGGACAGGGTGAGGTCACCGGCCCGGCCAGACGCGGTCATCGTCCGACCGAACGTAGACGAGGCCTTCCGAGTTCGTCTGTATATCGATGATAACGTCACAGCCAATGAGGACTTTGGAATGGACGACACACGAGCACTGACGGCAGATTCATAA
- the LOC136444111 gene encoding heparan-alpha-glucosaminide N-acetyltransferase-like, whose product MDDLARDTALLHVINAFPTAVDILLQSSDCHQCRLVPVASVSEGSSSDVITDTVYPVNVAAVEQNTSRLLCRRPWFTKLAFWRKDNDDTEGGRSSQDVEMQSNPTAEREQRPTAKKERLRSLDTFRGLCLTIMLFVNFGGGGYWIFQHPTWNGLTIADTVFPWFVFIMGTSMGLSFRSMRKRTSTRGVVFRVIIRSVKLFVVGFFLNAGHGRNDLATVRVPGVLQRFSIAYLVTGLIECFVGKDGKPSDAQSRLTNPTLQKIHNALRDVLDNWAPWILHLLILIMHLIITFLLPVPGCPTGYLGPGGPLLGDGAEYLNCTGGAAGYIDRLMLGSHMYQTPTVRVLYKTQVAFDPEGILGSLTTIFNCFLGLQAGKILVHYKDHGSRVGRWVIWAVLAGVLATLLCKGTKNDGWIPVNKNLWSLSYVLALCSMAYVLLALCYLVVDVKKWWSGWPFYCCGMNSILLYAGQNILYDYFPFYWRGVPLTHPHLLTMHLVGTTLWVIIAVYLHHVKFYVKI is encoded by the exons ATGGACGACTTGGCGAGAGACACTGCCCTCTTACACGTTATCAACGCCTTTCCTACAGCTGTGGATATCCTTCTGCAGTCTTCAGACTGTCACCAG TGTCGCCTGGTACCAGTGGCCAGTGTGTCTGAAGGAAGTTCCAGTGACGTCATCACGGATACTGTGTATCCAGTGAACGTTGCTGCTGTGGAACAGAACACCAGCAGATTACTGTGCAG GAGGCCCTGGTTTACAAAACTTGCTTTCTGGCGAAAAGACAACGATGACACAGAAGGGGGAAGGTCATCGCAG GATGTTGAAATGCAAAGTAATCCCACTGCGGAACGCGAACAGAGACCAACGGCAAAGAAAGAACGGCTCCGCTCGTTGGACACTTTTCGAGG ACTTTGTCTTACCATCATGCTCTTCGTGAACTTCGGTGGAGGAGGGTACTGGATCTTTCAACATCCAACATGGAACG GTCTAACGATTGCCGACACAGTTTTCCCCTG GTTTGTCTTCATCATGGGTACATCCATGGGCCTTTCGTTCAGGAGTATGAGAAAGAGAACGTCCACACGAGGCGTTGTATTCAGAGTGATCATCCGAAGCGTCAAACTATTTGTAGTGGGATTTTTCTTAAACGCTGGGCACG GTCGGAATGATCTAGCCACCGTGCGGGTCCCAGGAGTACTGCAGCGCTTCAGCATAGCTTACCTGGTGACTGGTTTAATTGAATGCTTCGTTGGGAAGGATGGGAAGCCTTCTGATGCACAGTCACGTCTG ACCAACCCAACGCTACAGAAGATTCACAATGCGCTGAGAGACGTTCTGGATAACTGGGCACCCTGGATACTCCATCTGCTCATCCTCATCATGCATCTCATCATCACATTTCTACTTCCGGTCCCAGGATGTCCAAC gGGTTACCTGGGCCCAGGAGGACCGTTACTGGGGGATGGAGCGGAGTATCTAAACTGTACAGGCGGCGCTGCAGGGTACATAGACCGACTGATGCTGGGCAGCCACATGTACCAGACACCTACCGTCAGG GTTCTTTACAAGACACAAGTAGCGTTTGATCCCGAAGGAATTCTTGGCTCTCTGACAACGATTTTCAACTGTTTCCTTGGTCTACAG GCGGGAAAGATTCTTGTTCACTACAAAGATCACGGCAGCAGAGTCGGTCGATGGGTCATATGGGCAGTACTAGCA GGTGTCTTGGCCACGTTGCTGTGCAAGGGGACCAAAAACGATGGGTGGATTCCTGTCAACAAAAACCTGTG GTCCCTGTCGTACGTGTTAGCCCTCTGCTCCATGGCTTATGTGCTGCTGGCTCTGTGCTACCTGGTTGTGGACGTTAAGAAGTGGTGGTCTGGATGGCCATTCTACTGCTGCG gCATGAACTCTATCCTGCTGTACGCCGGACAGAACATCCTGTACGATTATTTCCCGTTCTACTGGCGCGGAGTTCCTCTGACCCATCCGCATCTCCTGACCATGCACCTGGTGGGCACCACTCTCTGGGTCATTATAGCAGTCTACCTGCACCACGTCAAGTTCTATGTCAAGATATAA